In Castor canadensis chromosome 11, mCasCan1.hap1v2, whole genome shotgun sequence, a single genomic region encodes these proteins:
- the Krt27 gene encoding keratin, type I cytoskeletal 27, protein MSVRFSSASRRLGSVRLSSGASGFGAGNTCGVPGIGSGFSCAFGGSSSAGGYGGGLGGGSASCTAFTGSEHGLLSGNEKVTMQNLNDRLASYLDNVQALEEANADLEQKIKGWYEKFGPGSCRGLDHDYSRYFPIIDDLRNQIISATTSNANIVLQNDNARLTADDFRLKFENELALHQSVEADINGLRRVLDELTLCRTDLEVQLETLTEELAYLKKNHEEEMKALQCAAGGNVNVEMNAAPGVDLTVLLNNMRAEYEALAEQNRRDAETWFNEKSASLQQQISDDAGATTSARNELTEMKRTLQTLEIELQSLLAMKQSLECSLTETEGNYCSQLAQIQAQIGALEEQLHQVRTETEGQKLEHEQLLDIKAHLEKEIETYCRLIDGDDGACSKSKGQGGSGNQIKDSSKTAIVKTVVEELDPRGKVLSSRIHTLEEKSTKGSKSEQRVPS, encoded by the exons ATGTCTGTGCGCTTTTCTTCTGCATCCAGAAGGCTGGGTTCTGTGAGGCTCTCTAGTGGAGCATCAGGCTTTGGGGCCGGAAACACATGTGGTGTGCCAGGCATTGGAAGTGGCTTTTCATGTGCCTTTGGGGGTAGCTCCTCAGCAGGAGGCTATGGCGGAGGCCTGGGTGGGGGAAGTGCTTCTTGCACTGCCTTCACAGGGAGTGAGCACGGCCTCCTCTCTGGCAATGAGAAGGTGACCATGCAGAACCTCAATGATCGCCTGGCCTCCTATCTGGACAACGTTCAAGCACTAGAGGAGGCCAATGCTGACTTGGAGCAGAAGATCAAGGGTTGGTATGAGAAATTTGGACCTGGTTCTTGCCGCGGTCTTGATCATGATTACAGCAGATACTTTCCAATAATTGATGACCTTAGAAACCAG ATCATTTCTGCCACTACAAGTAATGCCAATATTGTCCTACAAAATGATAACGCAAGACTAACGGCTGATGACTTCAGACTGAA GTTTGAAAATGAACTGGCCCTTCACCAGAGCGTTGAGGCAGACATCAATGGCTTGCGCAGAGTCCTGGATGAGCTAACCTTGTGCAGAACCGACCTGGAGGTCCAGCTGGAAACCCTCACCGAGGAGCTGGCCTACCTCAAGAAGAATCATGAAGAG GAAATGAAGGCTCTGCAGTGTGCAGCTGGAGGCAACGTGAACGTGGAGATGAACGCGGCCCCCGGGGTGGACCTCACGGTTCTGCTGAACAACATGCGAGCTGAGTACGAAGCCCTGGCCGAGCAGAACCGCAGGGACGCCGAGACCTGGTTCAATGAAAAG AGCGCTTCGCTGCAGCAGCAGATTTCCGATGACGCTGGTGCCACCACCTCAGCTAGGAATGAACTTACTGAGATGAAACGCACTCTTCAAACCCTGGAGATTGAACTGCAGTCGCTTTTGGCAATG AAACAGTCCCTGGAGTGCTCCTTGACCGAGACCGAGGGCAACTACTGCTCACAGCTGGCGCAGATCCAGGCTCAGATCGGGGCCCTGGAGGAGCAGCTGCACCAGGTCAGGACTGAGACTGAGGGCCAGAAGCTGGAGCATGAGCAGCTGCTGGACATCAAGGCCCACCTGGAGAAGGAAATTGAGACCTACTGTCGCCTGATAGATGGAGATGATGG TGCTTGTTCCAAATCAAAAGGCCAGGGAGGATCAGGAAATCAGATAAAAG ATTCATCTAAAACTGCCATTGTTAAAACAGTTGTTGAAGAACTAGATCCTCGTGGCAAAGTTCTCTCATCCAGAATTCACACCCTGGAAGAGAAATCCACCAAAGGCAGCAAGAGCGAACAGAGGGTGCCTTCTTAA